Proteins encoded by one window of Clostridium cagae:
- a CDS encoding NADH:flavin oxidoreductase, with product MKSLWDKTNIGKMKLKNRFFRGALWEELADEKGHLTHELSSIYEELAKGGVGTIITGYAFVTEDEQPNPRMMGIYNDSFIKEYKEFTNKIHDLGANIIMQIVYGGFMTTFNVGERTIWGPSTMQNEVTKTWAKEMTKDEIKYLVNAYSEAARRVKESGFDGVEIHGGHGYLLSQFLSPYYNKRTDEYGGNIENRGRIIFEIFQAMREKVGNDFPILIKLNSSDYIKEGGLNKEESLYVAKKLVDLGIDAIEVTGGNESIQEVLDNNMGAARTKVVISKERESYFKDYATELAANIDIPVILIGGNRHLDVMEDLLNNENIEYFTLSRPLTAEPDLINKWATGNLKNPKCVSCNQCYNTPGKRCILNIREAEKKNK from the coding sequence ATGAAAAGTCTTTGGGATAAAACAAATATAGGTAAAATGAAATTAAAAAATAGATTTTTTAGAGGTGCACTTTGGGAAGAGTTAGCAGATGAAAAAGGGCATTTAACACATGAATTAAGTTCAATCTATGAAGAACTGGCAAAGGGTGGAGTAGGTACAATAATAACAGGCTATGCCTTTGTAACAGAAGATGAACAACCTAATCCAAGAATGATGGGAATATATAATGATTCATTTATAAAAGAATATAAAGAATTTACAAATAAAATACATGATTTAGGTGCAAATATAATAATGCAAATAGTTTATGGTGGATTTATGACTACTTTTAATGTAGGGGAAAGAACTATCTGGGGTCCATCAACTATGCAGAATGAAGTTACTAAGACTTGGGCAAAGGAAATGACTAAAGATGAAATAAAATATTTAGTTAATGCATATTCAGAAGCAGCAAGAAGAGTTAAGGAATCAGGTTTTGATGGAGTTGAGATACATGGTGGACATGGATATTTACTTAGTCAATTTTTATCACCATATTACAATAAAAGAACTGATGAATATGGGGGTAACATAGAAAATAGAGGAAGAATAATATTTGAAATCTTCCAAGCTATGAGAGAAAAAGTAGGTAACGATTTCCCAATTTTAATAAAACTTAATTCTTCTGACTATATTAAAGAAGGTGGATTAAATAAAGAGGAAAGCTTATATGTAGCTAAAAAACTTGTTGACTTAGGAATAGATGCTATTGAGGTAACTGGTGGAAATGAATCAATACAAGAAGTATTAGATAATAATATGGGAGCAGCTCGTACTAAAGTAGTAATATCTAAGGAAAGAGAATCATACTTTAAAGATTATGCTACAGAGCTTGCAGCTAATATAGATATACCAGTTATTTTAATAGGTGGTAACAGACATTTAGATGTTATGGAAGATTTGTTAAATAATGAAAATATAGAATATTTTACATTGTCAAGACCTCTAACTGCTGAACCAGATTTAATAAATAAATGGGCAACTGGCAATTTAAAGAATCCTAAATGTGTATCATGTAATCAATGTTATAACACACCAGGTAAAAGATGTATTTTAAATATTAGAGAAGCAGAAAAGAAGAATAAGTAA
- a CDS encoding winged helix-turn-helix transcriptional regulator, giving the protein MIKYNNKKYVCLLDLAMDFIRGKWKAVILCHLLNEPKRFLELQRITNGVSHKVLTEKLKELEEDNLIQKIVYDENPPKVEYKLTPMGKDLSIAIKEIEKWSLKYYSNIVKEV; this is encoded by the coding sequence TTGATCAAATATAATAATAAAAAATATGTTTGTTTGCTTGATTTAGCAATGGATTTTATCCGTGGTAAATGGAAGGCTGTTATACTTTGCCACCTTCTTAATGAACCTAAAAGATTTTTAGAACTACAAAGAATTACTAATGGAGTGAGTCATAAAGTTCTTACTGAAAAATTAAAAGAGTTAGAAGAAGATAATTTAATTCAAAAGATTGTTTATGATGAAAATCCTCCTAAGGTAGAATACAAATTAACTCCTATGGGAAAAGATTTATCTATCGCTATTAAGGAAATAGAAAAATGGTCTTTAAAGTATTACAGTAATATTGTTAAAGAAGTATAA